Proteins encoded together in one Passer domesticus isolate bPasDom1 unplaced genomic scaffold, bPasDom1.hap1 HAP1_SCAFFOLD_128, whole genome shotgun sequence window:
- the LOC135291813 gene encoding clumping factor B-like isoform X1: MVVSNHQSSLDLLGMMEVLPDRCVPIAKRELLYMGAVGVVCWLGGIIFIDRKRTHDAISVMAEAAHTMLSQDVRVWVFPEGTRNHSGSMLPFKRGAFHLAVQAQVPVVPIVISSYQHFYSKRERRFTAGHCVIQVLPPLPTRGLGPADVPALTECVRAAMLRAFEALSAELGDHSDHPSDHSDHRSDQHTDQPSDHRSDHSDHPSDHSDHPSDPLSNQLSDHRSDQRSDPLSDRPSDQHSPTATPSDQRSDPWSDQHSPTATQSDQRSDQRSDQWSDQHSPAGLRDPQSDPQSDQQSPTATSDPQSDRPSPTAALNDPWSDHQSDHQSDQQSDHQGPPCPSDPWSDPWSDPRSDPWSDPQHPTAPWSDPQCPALTHGVTPQ, from the exons ATGGTGGTCAGCAACCACCAGAGCTCCCTCGACCTGCTGG GGATGATGGAGGTGCTCCCAGACCGCTGCGTCCCCATCGCCAAGCGCGAGCTGCTCTACATGGGCGCCGTGGGCGTGGTCTGCTGGCTCGGGGGCATCATCTTCATCGACCGCAAGAGGACCCACGACGCCATCAGCGTCATGGCCGAGGCCGCCCACACCATGCTCAGCCAGGAC GTGCGGGTGTGGGTGTTCCCCGAGGGCACGCGCAACCACAGCGGCTCCATGCTGCCCTTCAAGCGCGGCGCCTTCCACCTGGCCGTGCAGGCCCAG gtgcccGTGGTGCCCATCGTGATCTCGTCCTACCAGCACTTCTACAGCAAACGCGAGCGGCGCTTCACCGCCG GGCACTGCGTGATCCAGGTGCTGCCCCCGCTGCCCACGCGGGGGCTGGGCCCGGCCGACGTTCCGGCGCTGACCGAGTGCGTGCGGGCGGCCATGCTGCGCGCCTTCGAGGCGCTCTCGGCCGAGCTCGGTGACCACAGTGACCACCCgagtgaccacagtgaccacCGGAGTGACCAGCACACTGACCAGCCCAGTGACCACCggagtgaccacagtgaccacccgagtgaccacagtgaccacCCGAGTGACCCCCTGAGCAACCAGCTGAGTGACCACCGCAGTGACCAGAGGAGTGACCCCCTGAGTGACCGGCCCAGtgaccagcacagccccacggCCACCCCAAGTGACCAGAGGAGTGACCCCTGGAGtgaccagcacagccccacggCCACTCAGAGTGACCAACGGAGTGACCAACGGAGTGACCAATGGAGtgaccagcacagccctgcaggcctGAGAGACCCCCAGAGTGACCCCCAGAGTGACCAACAGAGCCCCACGGCCACAAGTGACCCCCAGAGTGACCGGCCCAGCCCCACGGCCGCCCTGAATGACCCCTGGAGTGACCACCAGAGTGACCACCAGAGTGACCAGCAGAGTGACCACCAGGGCCCTCCGTGCCCGAGCGACCCCTGGAGCGACCCCTGGAGTGACCCCCGGAGTGACCCCTGGAGTGACCCCCAgcaccccacagccccctgGAGTGACCCCCAGTGCCCGGCACTGACCCACGGGGTGACCCCGCAGTGA
- the LOC135291813 gene encoding 1-acyl-sn-glycerol-3-phosphate acyltransferase alpha-like isoform X2: MEVTVGTAALALALLLLPLLYERCGSFRFFCKMGFYNGWILLLALLAIPLCALRGRDVENMKIIRGLMQHVKRLYGIRMEVRGAQHFPPRQPYVVVSNHQSSLDLLGMMEVLPDRCVPIAKRELLYMGAVGVVCWLGGIIFIDRKRTHDAISVMAEAAHTMLSQDVRVWVFPEGTRNHSGSMLPFKRGAFHLAVQAQVPVVPIVISSYQHFYSKRERRFTAGHCVIQVLPPLPTRGLGPADVPALTECVRAAMLRAFEALSAELGDHSDHPSDHSDHRSDQHTDQPSDHRSDHSDHPSDHSDHPSDPLSNQLSDHRSDQRSDPLSDRPSDQHSPTATPSDQRSDPWSDQHSPTATQSDQRSDQRSDQWSDQHSPAGLRDPQSDPQSDQQSPTATSDPQSDRPSPTAALNDPWSDHQSDHQSDQQSDHQGPPCPSDPWSDPWSDPRSDPWSDPQHPTAPWSDPQCPALTHGVTPQ; the protein is encoded by the exons ATGGAGGTGACGGTGGGCACGGCGgcgctggcgctggcgctgctgctgctgccgctgctgtaCGAGCGCTGCGGCTCCTTCCGCTTCTTCTGCAAGATGGGCTTCTACAACGGCTggatcctgctgctggccctgctggccatcCCCCTGTGCGCCCTGCGCGGCCGGGACGTGGAGAACATGAA gatcATCCGGGGGCTGATGCAGCACGTCAAGCGCCTCTACGGGATCCGCATGGAGGTCAGGGGGGCGCAGCACTTCCCCCCACGGCAGCCCTACGTGGTGGTCAGCAACCACCAGAGCTCCCTGGACCTGCTGG GGATGATGGAGGTGCTCCCAGACCGCTGCGTCCCCATCGCCAAGCGCGAGCTGCTCTACATGGGCGCCGTGGGCGTGGTCTGCTGGCTCGGGGGCATCATCTTCATCGACCGCAAGAGGACCCACGACGCCATCAGCGTCATGGCCGAGGCCGCCCACACCATGCTCAGCCAGGAC GTGCGGGTGTGGGTGTTCCCCGAGGGCACGCGCAACCACAGCGGCTCCATGCTGCCCTTCAAGCGCGGCGCCTTCCACCTGGCCGTGCAGGCCCAG gtgcccGTGGTGCCCATCGTGATCTCGTCCTACCAGCACTTCTACAGCAAACGCGAGCGGCGCTTCACCGCCG GGCACTGCGTGATCCAGGTGCTGCCCCCGCTGCCCACGCGGGGGCTGGGCCCGGCCGACGTTCCGGCGCTGACCGAGTGCGTGCGGGCGGCCATGCTGCGCGCCTTCGAGGCGCTCTCGGCCGAGCTCGGTGACCACAGTGACCACCCgagtgaccacagtgaccacCGGAGTGACCAGCACACTGACCAGCCCAGTGACCACCggagtgaccacagtgaccacccgagtgaccacagtgaccacCCGAGTGACCCCCTGAGCAACCAGCTGAGTGACCACCGCAGTGACCAGAGGAGTGACCCCCTGAGTGACCGGCCCAGtgaccagcacagccccacggCCACCCCAAGTGACCAGAGGAGTGACCCCTGGAGtgaccagcacagccccacggCCACTCAGAGTGACCAACGGAGTGACCAACGGAGTGACCAATGGAGtgaccagcacagccctgcaggcctGAGAGACCCCCAGAGTGACCCCCAGAGTGACCAACAGAGCCCCACGGCCACAAGTGACCCCCAGAGTGACCGGCCCAGCCCCACGGCCGCCCTGAATGACCCCTGGAGTGACCACCAGAGTGACCACCAGAGTGACCAGCAGAGTGACCACCAGGGCCCTCCGTGCCCGAGCGACCCCTGGAGCGACCCCTGGAGTGACCCCCGGAGTGACCCCTGGAGTGACCCCCAgcaccccacagccccctgGAGTGACCCCCAGTGCCCGGCACTGACCCACGGGGTGACCCCGCAGTGA
- the LOC135291821 gene encoding zinc finger protein 697-like, whose amino-acid sequence MACGRGFARRGALDRHRSDHRQSDHPSDHRQSDHGRSDHQSDHSTDHWSDHGQSDHSTDHWSDHGQSDQGQSDHGRSDHHSDHHSDHRSDHCRSDHGQSDHSTDHWSDHGQSDHSTDYQSDHWSDHGSDHRSDHRQSDHSTDHPSDHRQSDHGRSDHQSDHRSDHRNDHDQSDRRQSDHGSDHGHGSGQGSDHSADHGSGHSADQGSGQWGGSGQLDISNGQREHGSGQRGGRRQRSDHSSGQSSSGQRSDHSSGQQGGSGQPDTDSDDHHPPQSSGQQRGSDDPSDDHGDDHSNDHGDDHCPLTCPDCGQSFALSVHLQRHGRGHTAVTSAGHAVVTGTGRSCAQATLTSTSCAALTSPAQATLTIPGRSCGHASLTSISHATLTSTPQATLTSTSHAALTSTARTKLTIPAQATLTRTSHTTLTSPSDAKLTSPAQATLTIPGRSCGQTTLTIPAHAAASPPECLDCGQPPAPQPGCRRSGHSGHADHSDRTDHTDHIDHTDHTARSDRTARAARRRCGRPAVANTCGECRQSFGQSSDLAKHRRVHTGERPYACGLCGKRFNVSSNLSRHRRTHTGERPHGCADCGKRFSDRSTLRQHRRTHTGERPYACGLCGKRFGRASHHKRHQRTHAGGNGGTGGTGSAMQGWGVPRQGC is encoded by the exons atggcg TGCGGGAGGGGCTTCGCGCGCCGGGGGGCGCTGGACAGGCACAGGAGTGACCACCGACAGAGTGACCACCCGAGTGACCACCGACAGAGTGACCATGGCCGGAGTGACCACCAGAGTGACCACAGCACTGACCACTGGAGTGACCACGGACAGAGTGACCACAGCACTGACCACTGGAGTGACCACGGACAGAGTGACCAGGGACAGAGTGACCATGGCCGGAGTGACCACCACAGTGACCACCACAGTGACCACCGGAGTGACCACTGCCGGAGTGACCACGGACAGAGTGACCACAGCACTGACCACTGGAGTGACCACGGACAGAGTGACCACAGCACTGACTACCAGAGTGACCACTGGAGTGACCACGGGAGTGACCACCGCAGTGACCACAGACAGAGTGACCACAGCACTGACCACCCGAGTGACCACCGACAGAGTGACCATGGCCGGAGTGACCACCAGAGTGACCACAGGAGTGACCACCGAAATGACCATGACCAGAGTGACCGCAGACAGAGTGACCACGGGAGTGACCACGGACACGGGAGTGGCCAAGGGAGTGACCACAGTGCTGACcacggctctgggcacagcGCTGACCAAGGCAGCGGTCAGTGGGGTGGCTCCGGACAGCTGGACATCAGTAATGGTCAGCGGGAGCACGGCAGTGGTCAGCGAGGTGGCCGCAGGCAGAGGAGTGACCACAGCAGTGGACAGAGCAGCTCCGGACAGAGGAGTGACCACAGCAGCGGTCAGCAGGGCGGCTCCGGACAGCCGGACACGGACAGCGATGACCACCACCCCCCCCAGAGCAGCGgtcagcagcggggcagcgatgACCCCAGCGATGACCACGGTGATGACCACAGCAATGACCACGGTGATGACCACTGTCCACTCACCTGCCCGGACTGCGGCCAAAGCTTCGCGCTGAGCGTCCACCTGCAGCGGCACGGCCGCGGCCACACCGCAGTGACCagtgctggccatgctgtggtGACCGGAACTGGCCGGAGCTGTGCTCAGGCCACACTGACCAGCACCAGCTGTGCTGCATTgaccagccctgcccaggccacGCTGACCATCCCTGGCCGGAGCTGTGGCCATGCTTCACTGACCAGCATCAGCCACGCCACACTGACCAGCACTCCCCAGGCCACGCTGACCAGCACCAGCCATGCTGCACTGACCAGCACTGCCCGGACCAAGCTGAccatccctgcccaggccaCGCTGACCAGAACCAGCCACACCACGCTGACCAGCCCCAGTGATGCCAAGCTgaccagccctgcccaggccacGCTGACCATCCCTGGCCGGAGCTGTGGCCAGACCACACTGACCATCCCTGCCCACGCCGCGGCCTCGCCGCCCGAGTGCCTGGACTGCGGCCAacccccggcgccgcagcctgGCTGCCGCCgctccggccactccggccacgcTGACCACAGTGACCGCACTGACCACACTGACCACATTGACCACACTGACCACACTGCCCGCAGTGACCGCACTGCCCGCGCTGCCCGGCGCCGCTGCGGCCGCCCGGCCGTGGCCAACACGTGCGGCGAGTGCCGGCAGAGCTTCGGGCAGAGCTCGGACCTGGCCAAGCACCGGCGCGTGCACACGGGGGAGCGGCCGTACGCCTGCGGCCTCTGCGGCAAGCGCTTCAACGTCAGCTCCAACCTGAGCCGGCACCGCCGCACCCACACGGGCGAGCGGCCGCACGGCTGCGCCGACTGCGGCAAGCGCTTCAGCGACCGCTCCACGCTGCGCCAGCACCGCCGCACCCACACCGGGGAGCGCCCCTACGCCTGCGGGCTCTGCGGGAAGCGCTTCGGCCGCGCCTCGCACCACAAGCGCCACCAGCGCACCCACGCCGGGGGGAAcgggggcactggggggactgggagcgCCATGCAGGGGTGGGGggtccccaggcagggctgctga